The window TGTTAACTTTGTCAGTgacacacaggaaaataaagtcaGCAGTTTTCCTGGACACAGTTCACCCCTTtgtaaaatgagaaagaaaatatgggaGAATGTTCAGTTACATGAACCCTAAAACCAGATTGTACCCCTTTTTGCTGGCCACTTTTGGTATACAGTTAGTTTGAACTCTTAAACCTACTAAATAAAAAGATGCTAGCTGGAATTGCTGGGGGTGTTTATGGGTGTATGAAATGCAGATAAGGATGTTAAAAACTTTCAGGTGCAGCCAGCAGGCTTATCTAATGTCACCATTTCAAAGACTGAGCATCTGACTGATAATGCAGTTCTGAACACTGAATCAGTATTTGTCATTGCCATTTTGTAGATGTTCCTCAGCTTTGGTTTGGAACAGTGTAGCAGTTCAGTAGCTAGTCTGCTCTGCTGGATTGTATCTAATGGTACAGCTACTCTTCTGATCTCTTCAGGCTTCTGAAATTGAAACAGCCATTTCAAGAGTGCAGTTGCTGTAAGCCAGCTGCATTCGTTTGTGCAGAATTCAACAGTGGAAGGAAATTCTGAATGTTGTTCTCAAGCTCTGTGTTGCATATTTGAATCTGAAGTGATAGTAAATATCTCGAAGCATGGTCAATGCTCCTGACTGGTTCATCTGCCAGTATGCTAACTTCAGGACTAGTTTGGTGATAATTTTTTATTAACAGCATGGTGATAGGAGGAGACAGGAAAGGTTACAATAAAGACAGATCTTTGTGGTAAGCATGTTGCAAATTGCATATTGCATCTGGATCTTGCCCAGTTTTCTAGCGGATATGTTGCATGTGACTTGCAGTGAGGACTACAGGAAGTTAAGATACAAATTCTAGTGCTATTCCACTGCTTTCTGTTTGGAAGGTGTTAGTGGGGCTGACAAAGTAATGCATAAGACCTGCAGGGAGCTATCAAGCTTTTGTATTGGCATTTCTTCCACCTTAGGTACTCAGAAGAATTTTTGTATTAATGGTGAACTGACAGCATGACTTggtttctccttcccagtacCAGTGCTGCTCAAAAATGTTGGAGGAATCTGTGTTCAAgggactggggaaaaaaatggttgtATTGTCAGTGCATCCTTAGGGCAAATTATGAGTTAGCTAGTCTCTTCCAAGCTGTGGAGTAGGACTGGTTTAGGGACTTGAGCACAGAAGGGTACTTCCTGTATGTTGTTATCTTTTAAATCAGCTCAGTGCTGCTTACCTGCTGCAGATGCAGATCTATTGTCCATTTATAGAGAGACAAGGAAGGGCTGCTGCCAAAAGTTGTGGGAGTGCAGAGTCAGGACAAACAACACTGGCATTTGTGCAGCAGAATATGagatgaggagctgctggagtatCCTGTAGCTGGCTCAGGGACAATGAAATAGAAGCTTGCCTCAGAGTTGCCTAACCTATTCAGTGAGAATTGAAACTACAGGCCTGTCTTCTGTTTAATTCTGGTTTTCTAAAAGGTACTCCTGAAGGAAAGTGGGAAATCTGTCTTCACACAAATAGTGTCAAATGGACTTTGTTCTCCTGACACACAGTACTGCAAACCGGTCCTTTAAAGAGATTAGTGGCTTGCCTTTACTTCATTGTCTAGGAATGTTTTGATCAGCACAGCTCTAACACCTAAGGGCACATTGAAAGCTGATTGCTGGAAGAGATGGTTTTGCTCACTGCACTAGTTGCCACTACAAATGTTTCTGCTTGGCTAGCTCCCAGAATAGGCTGTCACCAGCTCTGTGTCTGTGTTGAAAACAGTGTTGGACTGGGGTAAGGGggggagaaaatgaaataaaagtgaCAAATTTGAGTGACCTGTTGCAAAGCTGTAGCCTCCAATTTCTCTTTCTGGGTTAGTGAAGACATGGCTACAGATACATAGTACAAATACTTCTTTACTGTTTGATATCAAATGGAGTTGCATACTGAAGATTTTGATCCTGTTTCAGCCTCCTGCCCCAAATTATCTTGGCTTTCTgtgcaaaaaaccccaaccaaccaagtTTAGTGACTTCATGTGTACACCTAAAAGAGAGCATTTGTTTACAAGACTGGTTCAATTTTCAGTTGAACTTCAAGGAAGACTTTTGTATAGAAAGAAACTTGTTGTGGTACAGCAATGAGGTAAAGGAAGAGGTACAATTATAACTCTTTAGGTAGTCTTTGTACCTCTGAAATAATACCAGCTTGTCTTAAATGATCACTTCAGCTTTCCGCATGGAAATCCATGTTGTAGCTCTGTATCAAACAgtttttctagtattttaaGAACAGTTGTCTTTGAGGGAAATGACATTTAGCCCTTGTCTTTGCAGCATGTCCAAGCTGTGGAATTTAATGTTTGGACTTCATGCAAGGATAGAGGAGTAAAAAATGGCTCTATCATGATCAGtcttcagttctttttttcttaaaagatgaATTTATCTTACATGCAGTCTGCCAGAAAAAGTCTGTGTGAAACATTTCATTCTTTTGCATCTCTGTCTGTGGGGGTTTGCTAATTAGCACTGTAGTAATGAAATGGCAAGATAGGTGAAGTCTTACAGGTGAAGAgtttgcagttctggtgttctaaTAGGAAATTCTGTCTTACTAGCTCTGATTAGTGTTTAATAAGTTCtaaccttgctctttttcaggGTCTCTGAAAGGTAGCAGGAAAGAGTTCTGGGAGCACAACAAGGAACATGGCAACCCAAGGTATATAATGCATTACAATTTCTATTATTAGGATCTAGCAGTTTGAATAAAGACCCTTGAATAAAAGGTCTCCTTACTCCCCTTCTTAAACTTTTTTAAAGCCACTTGGATTGAATAATGTCTGTTCTACTGCAGTAATTAATACCTTACACAGGAAATCAAACCTGCAAATAAGTTTGTTGCCCATAAGCTTTTTGGGTCCCTTAAGTACACTCAAGTATATAATCATAGTATGTGGAAAAGGGGAACTTTAAGCAGTAGACTTAAGACTGTTGCAGTAACAGTGATTGCTCTGCCTGTTAGTTGGGTTTACAGGCATATGTATTGATTTGATACAGAATCTCAGTTAAAAACTGCTGTCTCAACTTGCAGAGCTTCCTCTGTTGGGTTGTAGTTGTTTATGggagtttatttttcattgaaagTCTGTGTCATCTCTGGAAACATTGCTGAAGTAATTACACTAAGCTTAATGGTTCAACAATGATTTCCTATAGCTGACTTGATGGAGTTGGATATGGCAATGGAGccagacagaaaagcagcagtcagTCATTGGCAGCAACAGTCATATCTGGACTCTGGTATCCATTCCGGTGCTACAACAACTGCTCCTTCCTTGAGTGGCAAGGGAAATCCTGAAGAGGAAGATGTGGACACAACACAAGTGCTGTACGAGTGGGAGCAAGGATTCTCTCAGTCCTTTACCCAGGAGCAAGTTGCTGGTAAGGCCTTTTTCTCTTACACTGGTTTGTCTAGACACACagcttaaaaatacagaaaaactgaaTTACTACCAGTCTAGAAGATGAGCTCTTTATTCTGAGTTTGAGGTAATGACTTACCTTGGTTTTTCAGATATTGATGGCCAGTATGCAATGACTAGAGCTCAGAGAGTTCGTGCAGCTATGTTCCCTGAAACACTGGATGAAGGAATGCAAATCCCATCCACGCAGTTTGATGCTGCCCATCCAACTAATGTACAACGCCTGGCTGAGCCATCCCAGATGTTAAAACATGCTGTTGTTAATTTGATAAACTACCAAGATGATGCTGAACTTGCAACTCGTGCGATCCCAGAACTGACCAAACTGTTGAATGATGAGGACCAGGTAAGcattttctttgcctcagtGTAGCTTGCTTTTGGAGCTTCTTCAGTGCCTGTAAAACTAAGTTTCCTTCAAATATTTCTGCAGGTGGTGGTGAACAAGGCTGCAGTTATGGTTCATCAGCTATCCAAAAAGGAAGCGTCTCGCCATGCTATTATGAGGTCTCCTCAAATGGTATCTGCTATCGTACGTACCATGCAAAACACAAACGATGTGGAAACAGCTCGTTGTACTGCAGGTACACTACACAACCTCTCACATCATCGTGAAGGCTTGTTGGCAATCTTCAAGTCAGGAGGCATCCCTGCTTTGGTTAAAATGCTTGGGTATGTGGACTGCTAGTACTATGGTATGTGTGGTTTTCAGTTGGTACTGGTAGGCGCAGGTATtcacaagggtttttttttccctctctagGTCCCCAGTAGACTCGGTGCTGTTTTATGCTATTACAACCCTTCACAATCTCCTGTTGCATCAGGAAGGAGCCAAAATGGCTGTTCGTCTGGCTGGTGGGCTGCAGAAAATGGTTGCCTTGCTCAACAAGACAAATGTCAAGTTCTTGGCCATCACAACAGACTGCCTTCAGATCTTAGCATATGGCAATCAAGAAAGTAAGGTGAGTGCCTCTGCTACTGAAGCACTTCTGAAGCTTGCTGTGAATGGCCCAACAATTCCTGTGTATTGACCTCCTTATTCTGAACATTCAGCCACACTGGGCTTTTGCCAGTCAGTCCCAAACTTGCAAGGAGTGAAGGATACAGGAATTGCTTTGGAGAAATGCAGTCATGCTTATAGCGAGACTGCAAAACTTACAGAGCACACAAGCAGATGGGAAGGTTTTGCACCCATCTGTAGCCTCCAGTGGTTGTAAGCCAGTGACAATTACTACCTGCTGATGTGCACAGGAAGTGACAGATAAATGTcatttttgctgtctttcagcTGATTATTCTGGCAAGTGGTGGACCTCAGGCTCTAGTAAACATAATGAGGACCTATACTTATGAGAAGCTATTGTGGACCACTAGTAGGGTGCTGAAAGTGTTGTCAGTTTGCTCCAGCAACAAACCTGCTATTGTTGAGGCTGGTAAGTACCTTGTAACCACGGTAACTTCAAGAGCTATACAGTACTTCAGGACTGGTATATTACATATAAGGACAGAAGCTGCTAGCATCAAAAATTGAACTTGGATCGTTCCTTTAGTCCATAACTAGTTTTGGAGGCCTTTAGTGTCTGGAAGTATAAAAAGCAGTCTATTTTAAGTAAGtctgctgtatttttagctGGGTGCTGAGCATTGTCAGAATGGTCTCCTTAGAATATGTGTATGTTTAACAGGCCCAATGTCACACTCTTGACATAAatcttagttttttttctttttctatggGATGAAGGGTTAGGGCATAGCTGTATTATGATACTAATGCTGAGAAAGATCCAGAAGCTTGAGAGATATGAACTTAGACTTCAACAGAGAGAAGGATCTGAGTGCTCACAAGATGAGGATCTGAGTATGGTGTTAAAGCTGAGTAATGCTGTCAAATCTGTACCATATTCTAGGTGGGATGCAAGCTCTGGGACTCCACCTCACAGACCCAAGCCAGCGCCTTGTCCAGAACTGTCTCTGGACTCTGAGAAATCTGTCAGATGCTGCAACAAAGCAGGTACATGGCTTTCTTCTCAGAGATCAAAAGCCAATGTAGCAGAAGAGGAGAGAGACTAAAGtttgcttccttctgttttgcagGAGGGCATGGAAGGCCTTCTAGGAACTCTTGTTCAGCTTTTAGGATCAGATGATATTAATGTCGTGACTTGTGCTGCTGGCATCCTTTCTAACCTTACGTGCAACAATTACAAGAACAAGATGATGGTTTGCCAGGTTGGTGGCATTGAGGCTCTTGTGCGCACAGTTCTTCGGGCTGGAGACAGGGAAGACATCACGGAACCTGCTATTTGTGCGCTCCGCCACCTCACCAGCAGACATCAAGAAGCTGAGATGGCTCAAAACGCAGTGCGTCTCCATTACGGGCTCCCAGTGGTGGTTAAACTGTTGCACCCACCGTCACACTGGCCTTTGATCAAGGTAAATGATGGTTAACAGCTTCCAGCCCTGAAAACtggtgctttttaaaatgtaattttaactgTGTGAAGTACTTTGTTTCCAAGGTGTTGGGGAATGTAATTTGTCTGATGGGAAAGTGGCTTCAGTTGAGTTACTTTGTATTATCTCCTGGGGATTTCAGTGTTTGGAGTCGAGATGAATAAAAGAAATTGCTAACAGCAAGCACGCTCACCACACTTTCATTCCCCATCTCCTTTCTTAATCTGCAGGCTACTGTTGGTCTGATCCGCAATCTGGCACTCTGTCCTGCAAACCATGCCCCGCTGCGTGAACAGGGTGCTATTCCAAGGCTAGTTCAGCTGCTGGTTAGAGCACATCAAGATACCCAGCGACGTACTTCTATGGGTGGAACACAACAGCAGTTTGTGGTAAGTGCCCACCACTAGCTGAAGTTACATGTAATACTGcatttaaaacttcatttgtcAGTGTGCCTCAGCTATGTATTGTTTAGTCTAAACAGCTGTTATATTTGCTGTTTAATGTTGGTCTCCTGGTGTGCTGATAATTCTCTCTGGGCAGACCTGAAGTTTTTGTTAAACAAGAATGCCAAAACCTTGATTCTTATTTCACTAAGAACCCCCTTGAGTGTTTAATTCTGAATGCTATAGATCCCAGGAACACTGGATTTGCCTACTCTGGCAAAGCAAGTAGTTCTCTACTAGGAAGCCAGAACTGCCTCATCATACATTCTCAGAAGTATGGGTTTAAGAATGTTATCACAGCTTATTGTGTATTTTCAAGGGTGCTTATTGCTGTAAAAGTACTGAGAAGTTGTACAGGTTCCATACTTCTTCCCTGTTTAGGTACCAGGTCAGTGCAGCAAGATCAGTCTTGATTTTATTCCCTGCCTGCATTAAACCCATTAATAAAAGGGAAATTGGCTTAGAATGGGCAAATGGAAGCAGGAGTGTAGTTAATACttgcagaggcaggaaggggCCTCTTTGTTACTGATAACTACTACTTCAAAACTGCTCAGCTAATCCATCTTGGGGAAGAAGAGCCAGTGTTGTCAGATGTGAAGGTCACAGTGAACTCAAGTAAAATTGAGAACACCAGGAGGAGTTCCACTGAGATGCTTCACTTACTGAATTTAATGGGTAAACTGGGCCAGCTCCTAGCAGGGGTGTTAAGTTTGAAGGCCAGCAGTAGATAGTGGATATAAGCCCTGTTGGAGAAAGGGGATATGCGCATGGGACAAGTTTGGTTTGTTGGCAGGCTGATCAGCTTTTTGATGGTCATTTTAGAAGATCATATGCAGTATCTCAACTTCAAATaatgccttttcttttcctgattaGGAGGGTGTGCGTATGGAAGAAATTGTTGAGGGCTGCACCGGAGCCCTGCATATTCTTGCACGTGATGTTCATAACCGAATCGTAATCAGGGGTCTAAATACCATTCCACTATTTGTGCAGGTAAGAGCAAGCTCAAGATAATGCTATTGTATATGCTAGGAGAATGACTAATACAGCTCTTGTGTTTCCTTGGGAGAACTGCTAAATCGGTTGTGCTGAAGTGCTCATTTCAAATAGAATTGCTAAAGAAACCCTTGTGTTCTGGTTGCAGTTGTTGTACTCTCCCATTGAGAATATCCAGAGAGTAGCTGCCGGTGTACTCTGTGAACTGGCTCAAGACAAGGAAGCAGCTGAAGCAATCGAAGCAGAAGGTGCAACTGCCCCTTTAACAGAACTGCTTCATTCTAGGAATGAGGGTGTTGGTAAGTGAACTTAAAAGACAGATTTCAAACCTGTGTTAGAACAGTTGCTAGAGGAGTTGACCTCTACTAAAATCACTCTTCCGTTCGATAGCGACAtatgcagctgcagtgctgttcaGAATGTCCGAGGACAAACCACAAGACTATAAGAAGAGACTTTCAGTTGAATTGACAAGCTCTCTGTTCAGGACTGAGCCAATGGCTTGGAATGAGGTGagttgtgttttctgtattaatgGTTCCTTAGGGAGACTTTACTTCCAAGTCCTCCCTCCTTCCAGTAGTGACGTGTAGATGCCATCAGTGGTACAGGCCCAGCTTTACATTTGGCTGTACCTTTGTTACTTTTGTGTTCAGATTCAGTGAACCTGTGGCAAGCAGCCTTAGAGCTGCTTCTTCCCTTGCAGACAGGAGGAGTCCATTCTTTACTGCTGCTAAAGTAATTCTCATTATGTTTGTGTGCCAGGTTGTACACAAGAACTTTGTACATTTCTCTACTGTTCATCAGAACCTAGTGAATTTTGAATGCAAAGATGGAGGCAGGAGTAATATGAGGGAAGCATAAAGATAAAACGTATCCTGGGAAAGCTGGTTTCAAGCAAACAGTGTTGGAGCAGTAATCATGGTGTGGGGATGCAATTTGTGTCTTTTCTTATAATTGAGCTTTCAGAATGGAGTATGTTTGCAGGCTGATTATCAcacattgcttttctttagcTTTAAGGGCTGCACTGTGACTtgatactgaaaacaaacattatGGATGAGGTAGAGGGAAGGTTTTGCTAAGTCTCTGTCTCATTCCCAGGTTGTCAAGATTCAGGAGCCTAGCATGTCTTAGCTTGTCTGTATTTACTAAATTAAGGACAGGAGCCCTTGATTTTTAGTATTTCAGTGCttattattctgttttcctAAAATCTGTATTTGCCATGGCAAtgtgaaaaaggggaaaaagctaAAATGGATTATCTCTTGGAGTTatgcagctgcagtgcagacagGCACTTTTGTAATTGGGCAAACTGGGAGAGGTTCTTTCAGCACTCTTAAAAGGTCTCTTGCTGGCTGTGGAATCTCTATAAACAGCTGACTTGCAGGAGCTTACAGGTGTACCTGAGGAGGTATGTTCCTAGACCTGCCTCATCTATTCCCAAATGGAACCCTCCTTCCAGTGATGAAGGGATTTCTATATCTAAATCTGGCTGTTAAACTAGATGAGGATGCTTAGATAAAAGCATATCATGTTCACAAAAGTACCTTGCTcactgcagaagagctgctAAGGAGGGATCTGGGGCAAACTCCAGAACTTCCTAAACTCACAATCACTAGTTATGGCCCAAAGACCACATGTTAAAACTCTTGTGTAACTTTTTGTGTGCATCTAGACGGCAGATCTTGGACTAGATATTGGTGCCCAGGGAGAACCTCTTGGATACCGCCCAGATGGTATGTCTCTTGTGTTCCTCTTGACTGAACTTAAGCTGAAGTCAAATCATAAGTTTTAAAGGAGAACTGCAAATAAGTGAAGAGTGAATTACTCTTCAGTAAGGTACTGCAAACTGACAGGCTGATGGGGAACTGCCAGTTCAAATAACCAGTTCCTGCAGCACCACTGGCAGTACAGAAATGGGAGCCATGTGCACATGCAAAACTAGTGTCTCTTGCCTGAGTCCTGTGGGAGCATCTCCCGTTGAGCTCTGTTGTTTCCAGAAATCCTTTATGTTCTTTACAAATGGATGTGACACTACCAATAgtgcagtttttctttaaaacaaaaaagtggtATTGAATGCATTAGTCTGTGAGTGTCTATAGACTTGAACGCAAGCCTATCCCTAAGGATTCTAAGCTATTTTTGACTAGCCTTTCAGAAGCAAGTCTACAGTCTTGGAGCCTGGTTTTGCTGCAGTATTGTTGAATTGTAGTATTGTTGATTGTGCAGACTAATGGCTTGGCTGGAAACCTGCTCGTGCTTCTGACTGCAGTGTGCTTTGTCTGCAGGATCTTACGGGAAGGCTGTTTCGAACAATGGAATAGCCACTAAGGGCAGGCAACAGATTGTGTTGAACTTGGCTGAACTAGAGAAAGAATTAGATGGCTACAACAATCTTCTCACACACTGATACTTGCAGCTTCCGATGCATCTAACATCTGTTAAcattatgctttttttccctctgccaCCTTTAACTTTCTTAGATCCTAGCTACCGTTCTTTCCACTCGGGCGGATACGGTCAGGATGCCTTGGGTATGGACCCTATGATGGAACATGAAATGGGTGGCCACCACCCTGGTGCTGACTACCCAGTTGATGGTCTGCCAGATCTTGGCCATGCCCAGGACCTTATGGATGGGCTGCCTCCAGGTGACAGTAATCAGTTGGCCTGGTTCGATACTGACCTGTAAATCATCCTTTAGGTAAGAAGCTCCAACCTTgaatttcaaaaccaaaccagaaagagACAAACCAATGACTGGACTGAGGCCTTGGTTGGCAGGGAGGGATTGGCTCATTTGGGTCCCACTGTGCTATGGTAGTGAATAAACGCAACCAGAACACTCCAGACTGACTTCTGCTGTCAAGTGTGGAAGTAATTAACTGTTAATGTCTTGTGCACTGGCTTCATGCAGTCTTACTGTGCTTAAAGCAGTTCTTGGCTCAGGAGCACTGACccctgtgttttttctcttcacagctGTATCATCTGAATGAACTTGCATTGATTGGCCTGTAGAGTTGCTGAGAGGGCTCGAGGGGTGGGCTAGTATCTCAGAAAGTGCCTGACACACTAACCAAGCTGAGTTTCCTATGGGAACAGTTGAAGTAAACTTTTTGTTCTGGTCCTTTTTGGTCGAGGAGTAATAATACAAATGGATTTTGGGAGTGATTCAAGAACTGAAGAATGCACAAGAATGAATTGCAAGATGGAATTTATCAAACCCTAGCCTTGCTTGTTAaaaatctattattttttttaaatctctgtaaTGGTACTGACCTTGCTTGCTTTGGAAGTAGCCTTTCTTTTTGCAGTAATTgttgttaggtttttttaaagtctctCGTAGTATTAAGTTATAGTGAATATGCTACAGCAGTTTCTAATTTTTAAGGATTGAGTAAAGGTGTAGAACACTAATTCATAATCGCTCTAACTGTATTCTGAATAAAGTGTAACATTGTGTAGCCTTTTTGTATAAAAACAAACTAGACAAATAGAAATGGTCCAAttagtttcctttttaatatgCTTAAAATAAGCAGGTGGATCTATTTCATGTTTTTGATCAAAAACTTTATCTGGGATATGTCTGGGTAGGGGCCAGTAAGAACTGTTTATTTGGAACCTTGTATTGGACAGTTTACCAGTTGCCTTTTATCCCAAAGTTATTGTAGCCTGCTGTGATACAGATGCTTCATGAGAAAAATGCAGTTATAAAATGGTTCAAATTAAAGTAAACTTTTAATTCACTCTGTGTCAAATTATTTCACATCATAGAGTATATTTATGTGGTCACAAGTTTCCTGACAACCATCCTGGAACTGCACAACAAATACCATTTAGAGCCTTGGGGCCTGGTGCCCCTTTGCTTgaccagttccctcagccagaTGCAAGGCAGCTCCCTTTGTGCCTGGCCCACCAGCTCCACACTAGGGCTTCAGAGGGTGAGAACACTGTTTACTTGGCTCTTTTCAGAGCTGCACTGCCACTAGGATCAAATTAAGAGCCTTCACTTACCATCAGTAACTTAAACCCATTTTCAGGGGTCCTTGCCTGTGTGTAACTGATTTCTCTTGTTGCAGCAGGGAATATGGTTCTTAAACCCCTAATTCACCACTGCACATCTGCACAGTGCAGCTGGCACTGGcctctgctgtgagcaggagctCCCAAGCTGTTCTTCAGAGCAGCAGTTTGCTGGGGGAAGGTCAGAGGGGCTCTTGGCTGTAGTTAGGATCTCAGGCTGCTGAGAGCTGGACAAAGCTACACAGTGGCCTGTCCTCTCTTGCACAGCCAAggccctgcagctgcagagggacAAGTCTCACCCAGTTAGCTTGGTTGGCCACACTCACACTAGAAAACCATTACTGTAAAACACTTCACCAAGTAATAGGCACCACTTTGCTTTTCCCAGTTTCTAGTAAGTCCAGCTCTAAACCCAGCTCTTCAGCTATTTAAAGTAATACAGCAAACAGTTCCTGTCAAACAGACATAGTGAAAACAAGGGGCAATGCTCTGTAAGGCACCTGTGTTGGGGAGGTGTGGCAGGAACATGGAGGTGCTGCTTGGAAAATGGAATGTTAAGGAAGAAGGGGATGGTAGAACCAGTTTTAGCCATGCTCTGCTTGCTCAGGGCACATTCTTAGCACTCTGGCACTGCTCACTCTCAAGGACCTTTCAGAGTGACAGCTTTTGCTGTCAGGCTCATCCTCACCTATTTCCAAGCCAGAGTTCCAATCAGGAGCATTGGCAGCCAAGGATAGATAACATTCCACCAGTGCAGCTTAAGCTGCACAGTGCCAGGCAGTGGAGAGGACACAAGTCTCCCAATAAAACCCCATGCTAGTGGGTGAAAACCTGATCAAAATCACACCACATAATCCATGCCCACATCCTCTGTGTGATGCAGGGGCTGGTTCTGGTTCTGTGAGGGGATGAATAGTACATCCTGATACAAAGGTGTTGCCTAATGCCAGTCACAGGCGTGCAGTGACCCCTTGAGCTGACAGCCGAGGCAGTCACCTGGTCCACAAGACAAAAGGAGCATTTCCAACAGCAGCTTAAAGCAGTGAAACACTTCATGTCTGTATTGTGAAACCACGTATTTAATTAACACTTGAAACCGGCTGTCAAATACTTGTGCTACATCACATAACACCAACAAAGTAAAGCAGTAACCAAGAATTCATCTATACAATGGTTTAAAGAACAACCTGCACACAGTCACACCTGAGCTTGCTGTGTTAGTTGGGGCTGCTCTGCTCACCTGGGGGTGTTCCTGCAGGACTGAGGTGCTCAGCATCACACACAACTTGTGTGTTTCAGGCAGTCTTGATACTCCCATGTCCCACCAGCCTCAGAATTTCAAATGCCAAGGAAGCCACAGCAACATCAGCGTGAGAGCTGGGAATTAAAACCAGTAACTCCCATTAGACATCCTTGGGGGGAAACCTTTCTGCTCAAATCCCATACTTTATGCTGGACAATTCCTACTGACCATCAACTGCTCTCTGAACCCTTTCTGTTAAGCACTAACTCCCAACCATGGGTTCTACCCTGTAGTAAACGTGGTGTAAAGATGAATTTCAGTTCAAACACACAGTGACTGCCACCTCACCCGCTCTGCTCTGCACAAAGACATCATTTATCATGACCCCATGAATGTGCACACAGATGCTTCCAGCTGGACAGAAAGATGtgttttcacacacacacagctctgcaggtctGAGATTGAAGGTGGGGCCCTTTGCTTCCTCACCAAAGTTTTCATTATTATATGTATTTCACCTCATTTTCCCATCTGGAAACACGTGTTTTTCTGGCCTTGGAACAGAGGCTCTCACACATCACTGCTCCCCATTCTAGGCTACCATCCCTCACCTTTAGCTTACAAAGGCCGATATTAGATCAGCCTGCAACTTCCTTGGTTGCTGCTAATGACAAGTACCTACCACCACTCCATGCTTTGGGGAATGCAGAGCTAGCCAGGAAATCCAAATGCTCACTCCATGCTATGTAAGCTGCTCTTAATGAGCAGCAATTGAAACCAGGAAACGTGGTTATCTGAAACAAATTCACCCTGGCAACTGCTTTCACTGAGCAATAAATGGCTACGATCCCATGTTTCAGTGTGGGTTCGATTCCACTaaagcaccctgtgccagtgcctcagcaccctcacagggaagagctcctgccttagatctaacctgaacttcccctgtttcagtctgaacccatcaccccttgtcctatcactgcagtctgtGATGAACAGTATCAAACAATTGTCACTGGCATCAGCTAGAATTCAGTCTACTGGGCATCCTGTGTCAAGTAAGTGTGAGTGCTGTTTATCTGGGGCCCTGCAGTATGTGGTTTCCTGTTTCTGTATAGGTAACAGACAATGAGAAGAAGCCAGGAAAGCAGAG of the Melopsittacus undulatus isolate bMelUnd1 chromosome 1, bMelUnd1.mat.Z, whole genome shotgun sequence genome contains:
- the CTNNB1 gene encoding catenin beta-1 → MATQADLMELDMAMEPDRKAAVSHWQQQSYLDSGIHSGATTTAPSLSGKGNPEEEDVDTTQVLYEWEQGFSQSFTQEQVADIDGQYAMTRAQRVRAAMFPETLDEGMQIPSTQFDAAHPTNVQRLAEPSQMLKHAVVNLINYQDDAELATRAIPELTKLLNDEDQVVVNKAAVMVHQLSKKEASRHAIMRSPQMVSAIVRTMQNTNDVETARCTAGTLHNLSHHREGLLAIFKSGGIPALVKMLGSPVDSVLFYAITTLHNLLLHQEGAKMAVRLAGGLQKMVALLNKTNVKFLAITTDCLQILAYGNQESKLIILASGGPQALVNIMRTYTYEKLLWTTSRVLKVLSVCSSNKPAIVEAGGMQALGLHLTDPSQRLVQNCLWTLRNLSDAATKQEGMEGLLGTLVQLLGSDDINVVTCAAGILSNLTCNNYKNKMMVCQVGGIEALVRTVLRAGDREDITEPAICALRHLTSRHQEAEMAQNAVRLHYGLPVVVKLLHPPSHWPLIKATVGLIRNLALCPANHAPLREQGAIPRLVQLLVRAHQDTQRRTSMGGTQQQFVEGVRMEEIVEGCTGALHILARDVHNRIVIRGLNTIPLFVQLLYSPIENIQRVAAGVLCELAQDKEAAEAIEAEGATAPLTELLHSRNEGVATYAAAVLFRMSEDKPQDYKKRLSVELTSSLFRTEPMAWNETADLGLDIGAQGEPLGYRPDDPSYRSFHSGGYGQDALGMDPMMEHEMGGHHPGADYPVDGLPDLGHAQDLMDGLPPGDSNQLAWFDTDL